From a region of the Arachis ipaensis cultivar K30076 chromosome B09, Araip1.1, whole genome shotgun sequence genome:
- the LOC107617569 gene encoding cyclin-T1-3 isoform X2 produces the protein MADHANYAKYDAVPASLKRRKYAAPAWEDSQMYYLPYTVQNNFSSANFQAPPTRSNADTSTSASLQLDWSIFEDDKPSFMSRDEIDRYSPSRKDGIDVRHETHLRYSYCAYLQNLGMRLELPQTTIGTAMVLCHRFFVRRSHACHDRFLIATAALFLAAKSEESPRPLNNVLRASSEILHKQDFTMLSYLFPIDWFEQYRERLLEAEQLILTTLNFELNVQHPYAPLTSVLNKLGLSKTILVNLALNLVSEGIFTRLACWPI, from the exons ATGGCTGATCATGCTAATTATGCTAAGTACGATGCTGTCCCAGCATCCTTGAAAAGGAGAAAATATGCAGCTCCTGCTTGGGAAGATAGCCAGATGTACTATCTTCCATACACTGTCCAAAACAATTTCTCATCAGCCAATTTCCAAGCTCCTCCTACAAGATCCAATGCGGATACATCAACATCTGCTAGCTTGCAGCTTGATTGGTCTATATTTGAAGATGATAAGCCATCCTTCATGTCAAGGGACGAGATTGACAGATATTCTCCATCAAGAAAAGATGGCATTGATGTGCGTCACGAAACACACTTGCGGTACTCCTATTGTGCTTACCTCCAGAACCTTGGAATGCGGCTTGAACT GCCTCAAACTACCATTGGGACGGCTATGGTTCTATGCCACCGATTTTTTGTTCGGAGATCACATGCCTGCCATGATAGATTT TTGATTGCTACTGCTGCCCTTTTCCTAGCTGCAAAGTCGGAGGAATCGCCACGCCCTTTGAACAATGTTTTGCGGGCATCTAGTGAAATCTTACATAAACAAGATTTTACTATGTTGTCCTATCTTTTTCCTATT GATTGGTTTGAACAGTATCGTGAGCGATTGCTTGAGGCTGAACAGTTGATTCTGACTACCCTAAATTTTGAACTCAATGTGCAACATCCATATGCACCCCTTACATCTGTTCTTAACAAATTAGGTCTATCAAAGACCATTTTGGTGAATCTGGCTTTAAACCTGGTCAGTGAAGG GATATTCACAAGATTAGCGTGCTGGCCTATATGA
- the LOC107617569 gene encoding cyclin-T1-3 isoform X3: MADHANYAKYDAVPASLKRRKYAAPAWEDSQMYYLPYTVQNNFSSANFQAPPTRSNADTSTSASLQLDWSIFEDDKPSFMSRDEIDRYSPSRKDGIDVRHETHLRYSYCAYLQNLGMRLELPQTTIGTAMVLCHRFFVRRSHACHDRFLIATAALFLAAKSEESPRPLNNVLRASSEILHKQDFTMLSYLFPIDWFEQYRERLLEAEQLILTTLNFELNVQHPYAPLTSVLNKLGLSKTILVNLALNLVSEGDWNENY; encoded by the exons ATGGCTGATCATGCTAATTATGCTAAGTACGATGCTGTCCCAGCATCCTTGAAAAGGAGAAAATATGCAGCTCCTGCTTGGGAAGATAGCCAGATGTACTATCTTCCATACACTGTCCAAAACAATTTCTCATCAGCCAATTTCCAAGCTCCTCCTACAAGATCCAATGCGGATACATCAACATCTGCTAGCTTGCAGCTTGATTGGTCTATATTTGAAGATGATAAGCCATCCTTCATGTCAAGGGACGAGATTGACAGATATTCTCCATCAAGAAAAGATGGCATTGATGTGCGTCACGAAACACACTTGCGGTACTCCTATTGTGCTTACCTCCAGAACCTTGGAATGCGGCTTGAACT GCCTCAAACTACCATTGGGACGGCTATGGTTCTATGCCACCGATTTTTTGTTCGGAGATCACATGCCTGCCATGATAGATTT TTGATTGCTACTGCTGCCCTTTTCCTAGCTGCAAAGTCGGAGGAATCGCCACGCCCTTTGAACAATGTTTTGCGGGCATCTAGTGAAATCTTACATAAACAAGATTTTACTATGTTGTCCTATCTTTTTCCTATT GATTGGTTTGAACAGTATCGTGAGCGATTGCTTGAGGCTGAACAGTTGATTCTGACTACCCTAAATTTTGAACTCAATGTGCAACATCCATATGCACCCCTTACATCTGTTCTTAACAAATTAGGTCTATCAAAGACCATTTTGGTGAATCTGGCTTTAAACCTGGTCAGTGAAGG TGATTGGAATGAAAATTACTAG
- the LOC107617569 gene encoding cyclin-T1-4 isoform X1, protein MADHANYAKYDAVPASLKRRKYAAPAWEDSQMYYLPYTVQNNFSSANFQAPPTRSNADTSTSASLQLDWSIFEDDKPSFMSRDEIDRYSPSRKDGIDVRHETHLRYSYCAYLQNLGMRLELPQTTIGTAMVLCHRFFVRRSHACHDRFLIATAALFLAAKSEESPRPLNNVLRASSEILHKQDFTMLSYLFPIDWFEQYRERLLEAEQLILTTLNFELNVQHPYAPLTSVLNKLGLSKTILVNLALNLVSEGLRSSLWLQFKPEHIAAGAAYLAAKFLNMDLAADRNIWQEFQTTPSILQDVSQQLLELF, encoded by the exons ATGGCTGATCATGCTAATTATGCTAAGTACGATGCTGTCCCAGCATCCTTGAAAAGGAGAAAATATGCAGCTCCTGCTTGGGAAGATAGCCAGATGTACTATCTTCCATACACTGTCCAAAACAATTTCTCATCAGCCAATTTCCAAGCTCCTCCTACAAGATCCAATGCGGATACATCAACATCTGCTAGCTTGCAGCTTGATTGGTCTATATTTGAAGATGATAAGCCATCCTTCATGTCAAGGGACGAGATTGACAGATATTCTCCATCAAGAAAAGATGGCATTGATGTGCGTCACGAAACACACTTGCGGTACTCCTATTGTGCTTACCTCCAGAACCTTGGAATGCGGCTTGAACT GCCTCAAACTACCATTGGGACGGCTATGGTTCTATGCCACCGATTTTTTGTTCGGAGATCACATGCCTGCCATGATAGATTT TTGATTGCTACTGCTGCCCTTTTCCTAGCTGCAAAGTCGGAGGAATCGCCACGCCCTTTGAACAATGTTTTGCGGGCATCTAGTGAAATCTTACATAAACAAGATTTTACTATGTTGTCCTATCTTTTTCCTATT GATTGGTTTGAACAGTATCGTGAGCGATTGCTTGAGGCTGAACAGTTGATTCTGACTACCCTAAATTTTGAACTCAATGTGCAACATCCATATGCACCCCTTACATCTGTTCTTAACAAATTAGGTCTATCAAAGACCATTTTGGTGAATCTGGCTTTAAACCTGGTCAGTGAAGG GCTTCGGAGTTCTCTTTGGCTTCAATTTAAACCTGAACATATTGCTGCTGGAGCTGCATATCTTGCTGCCAAGTTTCTCAACATGGATCTTGCTGCTGATCGGAACATCTGGCAAGAGTTCCAGACAACACCATCCATTCTTCAAG ATGTCTCGCAGCAATTATTGGAGCTCTTCTGA
- the LOC107618827 gene encoding long chain acyl-CoA synthetase 6, peroxisomal isoform X2 has translation MTKMDPAPAAQRRIKAINNHLTPAASSHRSPSALLQPSPTAAEFALEQGYSVVLPEKLQTGKWNVYRSARHPLQLVTRFPDNPEIGTLHDNFVHATEVFRDYKYLGTRVRVDGTVGEYKWMTFGEAGAARSAIGSGLIHYGIQKGSCIGLYFINRPEWLIVDHACSAYSYISVPLYDTLGPDAVKYIVHHAVVQVVFCVPQTLNLLLSYLSEIPTIRLIVVVGGMDDQIPSIPSSSAVKVITYSQLFTQGSSNIQPFCPPKPNDVATICYTSGTTGTPKGAVLSHGNFIASVAGSTCTSNEVFGPSDTFISYLPLAHIYERANQVFTVYYGIAVGFYQGDNMKLIDDIAALKPTIFVSVPRLYNRIYAGILTAVKTSGGLKERLFNAAYNAKRQALIHGKSPSPIWDRLVFNKIKEKLGGRVRLMTSGASPLSPDVMEFLKICFGARVSEGYGMTETTCIISCMDLDDNLCGHVGSANPACEIKLVDVPEMNYSSDDQPNPRGEICVRGPIIFQGYYKDEVQTREVIDEEGWLHTGDIGMWLPGGRLKIIDSDTNPVGLHVCCVH, from the exons ATGACGAAGATGGATCCAGCACCTGCTGCGCAACGTCGAATCAAAGCCATCAACAACCACCTCACCCCCGCCGCCTCCTCTCACCGTTCTCCCTCCGCTCTCCTCCAACCTTCCCCTACCGCCGCCGAGTTCGCCTtag AACAAGGTTATAGTGTTGTACTCCCAGAGAAATTGCAGACAGGAAAGTGGAACGTGTATAG ATCTGCACGCCATCCTCTGCAACTGGTGACCAGATTTCCTGATAATCCTGAAATTGGCACCCTGCATGATAATTTTGT GCATGCAACTGAAGTTTTTCGAGACTACAAGTATCTGGGAACTCGTGTCCGTGTGGATGGAACAGTTGGGGA GTACAAATGGATGACATTTGGTGAAGCGGGTGCTGCCCGCAGTGCAATAGGTTCTGGTTTGATACATTATGGAATCCAGAAG GGCTCCTGCATTGGTTTGTATTTTATTAACAGACCTGAGTGGCTCATTGTTGATCATGCTTGCTCTGCATACTCATACATATCAGTTCCTTTATATGATACTCTAG GTCCTGATGCTGTCAAGTACATCGTTCATCATGCTGTTGTACAAGTTGTATTCTGTGTTCCTCAAACATTAAATTTA TTGCTGAGCTACTTATCGGAGATTCCAACTATACGTCTGATTGTG GTAGTTGGAGGTATGGATGATCAAATTCCATCAATTCCTTCATCATCCGCAGTTAAGGTTATTACATATTCACAGCTATTTACTCAG GGGAGCAGTAATATTCAGCCCTTTTGCCCACCTAAGCCCAATGATGTTGCAACCATTTGCTATACAAGTGGTACCACTGGAACCCCAAAG GGTGCTGTCTTGAGCCACGGAAACTTCATTGCAAGTGTGGCTGGGAGCACGTGCACTTCAAATGAAGTTTTCGGTCCTTCTGACAC TTTTATATCTTATCTCCCTTTGGCTCACATTTATGAACGAGCTAACCAGGTCTTCACTGTATATTATGGTATTGCTGTGGGATTCTACCAGGGG GATAATATGAAACTAATAGATGACATAGCTGCTCTAAAACCTACCATATTTGTTAGTGTTCCTCGGCTATACAACAGAATATATGCTGG TATTTTGACTGCTGTTAAAACATCTGGTGGTCTGAAGGAAAGGCTGTTTAATGCTGCCTACAATGCGAAAAGGCAGGCACTAATTCATG GAAAGAGCCCATCTCCCATTTGGGACAGGTTAGTTTTCAACAAGATAAAGGAAAAGCTTGGAGGACGAGTTCGTTTGATGACATCAGGTGCCTCACCCTTATCACCTGATGTCATGGAATTTTTAAAGAT TTGCTTTGGTGCTCGAGTGTCCGAAGGATATGGAATGACTGAGACTACTTGTATTATAAGCTGTATGGATCTGGATGACAACCTTTGTGGTCATGTTGGCTCAGCTAATCCCGCTTGTG AGATAAAACTTGTGGATGTTCCAGAGATGAACTATTCATCTGATGATCAGCCCAATCCCCGTGGTGAAATATGTGTCAGGGGTCCCATTATTTTTCAAGGTTATTACAAAGATGAAGTTCAGAC GAGAGAAGTGATTGATGAAGAAGGATGGTTGCATACAGGAGATATTGGAATGTGGTTACCTGGTGGTCGTCTCAAAATTATTGATAG TGATACTAATCCCGTTGGGCTGCACGTCTGCTGTGTTCATTGA
- the LOC107618827 gene encoding long chain acyl-CoA synthetase 6, peroxisomal isoform X1: MTKMDPAPAAQRRIKAINNHLTPAASSHRSPSALLQPSPTAAEFALEQGYSVVLPEKLQTGKWNVYRSARHPLQLVTRFPDNPEIGTLHDNFVHATEVFRDYKYLGTRVRVDGTVGEYKWMTFGEAGAARSAIGSGLIHYGIQKGSCIGLYFINRPEWLIVDHACSAYSYISVPLYDTLGPDAVKYIVHHAVVQVVFCVPQTLNLLLSYLSEIPTIRLIVVVGGMDDQIPSIPSSSAVKVITYSQLFTQGSSNIQPFCPPKPNDVATICYTSGTTGTPKGAVLSHGNFIASVAGSTCTSNEVFGPSDTFISYLPLAHIYERANQVFTVYYGIAVGFYQGDNMKLIDDIAALKPTIFVSVPRLYNRIYAGILTAVKTSGGLKERLFNAAYNAKRQALIHGKSPSPIWDRLVFNKIKEKLGGRVRLMTSGASPLSPDVMEFLKICFGARVSEGYGMTETTCIISCMDLDDNLCGHVGSANPACEIKLVDVPEMNYSSDDQPNPRGEICVRGPIIFQGYYKDEVQTREVIDEEGWLHTGDIGMWLPGGRLKIIDRKKNIFKLAQGEYIAPEKIENVYVKCKFVGQCFVYGDSFNASLVAIVAVDPDAMKAWAASEGIQHNDLAQLCNDPRTKAAVLADMDAVGREAQLRGFEFVKALTLVPEPFTIENGLLTPTFKVKRPQAREYFGKAISDMYDELSRNDPTQKPL, encoded by the exons ATGACGAAGATGGATCCAGCACCTGCTGCGCAACGTCGAATCAAAGCCATCAACAACCACCTCACCCCCGCCGCCTCCTCTCACCGTTCTCCCTCCGCTCTCCTCCAACCTTCCCCTACCGCCGCCGAGTTCGCCTtag AACAAGGTTATAGTGTTGTACTCCCAGAGAAATTGCAGACAGGAAAGTGGAACGTGTATAG ATCTGCACGCCATCCTCTGCAACTGGTGACCAGATTTCCTGATAATCCTGAAATTGGCACCCTGCATGATAATTTTGT GCATGCAACTGAAGTTTTTCGAGACTACAAGTATCTGGGAACTCGTGTCCGTGTGGATGGAACAGTTGGGGA GTACAAATGGATGACATTTGGTGAAGCGGGTGCTGCCCGCAGTGCAATAGGTTCTGGTTTGATACATTATGGAATCCAGAAG GGCTCCTGCATTGGTTTGTATTTTATTAACAGACCTGAGTGGCTCATTGTTGATCATGCTTGCTCTGCATACTCATACATATCAGTTCCTTTATATGATACTCTAG GTCCTGATGCTGTCAAGTACATCGTTCATCATGCTGTTGTACAAGTTGTATTCTGTGTTCCTCAAACATTAAATTTA TTGCTGAGCTACTTATCGGAGATTCCAACTATACGTCTGATTGTG GTAGTTGGAGGTATGGATGATCAAATTCCATCAATTCCTTCATCATCCGCAGTTAAGGTTATTACATATTCACAGCTATTTACTCAG GGGAGCAGTAATATTCAGCCCTTTTGCCCACCTAAGCCCAATGATGTTGCAACCATTTGCTATACAAGTGGTACCACTGGAACCCCAAAG GGTGCTGTCTTGAGCCACGGAAACTTCATTGCAAGTGTGGCTGGGAGCACGTGCACTTCAAATGAAGTTTTCGGTCCTTCTGACAC TTTTATATCTTATCTCCCTTTGGCTCACATTTATGAACGAGCTAACCAGGTCTTCACTGTATATTATGGTATTGCTGTGGGATTCTACCAGGGG GATAATATGAAACTAATAGATGACATAGCTGCTCTAAAACCTACCATATTTGTTAGTGTTCCTCGGCTATACAACAGAATATATGCTGG TATTTTGACTGCTGTTAAAACATCTGGTGGTCTGAAGGAAAGGCTGTTTAATGCTGCCTACAATGCGAAAAGGCAGGCACTAATTCATG GAAAGAGCCCATCTCCCATTTGGGACAGGTTAGTTTTCAACAAGATAAAGGAAAAGCTTGGAGGACGAGTTCGTTTGATGACATCAGGTGCCTCACCCTTATCACCTGATGTCATGGAATTTTTAAAGAT TTGCTTTGGTGCTCGAGTGTCCGAAGGATATGGAATGACTGAGACTACTTGTATTATAAGCTGTATGGATCTGGATGACAACCTTTGTGGTCATGTTGGCTCAGCTAATCCCGCTTGTG AGATAAAACTTGTGGATGTTCCAGAGATGAACTATTCATCTGATGATCAGCCCAATCCCCGTGGTGAAATATGTGTCAGGGGTCCCATTATTTTTCAAGGTTATTACAAAGATGAAGTTCAGAC GAGAGAAGTGATTGATGAAGAAGGATGGTTGCATACAGGAGATATTGGAATGTGGTTACCTGGTGGTCGTCTCAAAATTATTGATAG GAAGAAGAATATCTTTAAGTTGGCACAAGGCGAGTACATTGCTCCTGAGAAAATCGAAAATGTATATGTCAAATGCAAGTTTGTTGGGCAATGCTTTGTATATG GTGATAGCTTCAATGCTTCCTTGGTCGCTATTGTTGCGGTGGATCCAGACGCCATGAAAGCATGGGCTGCTTCAGAAGGCATTCAG CATAATGATCTAGCACAACTTTGCAATGATCCCCGAACAAAGGCTGCTGTCTTGGCTGATATGGATGCTGTTGGACGAGAGGCTCAG CTTAGAGGTTTTGAATTTGTAAAAGCTCTAACTTTGGTGCCTGAACCATTTACGATAGAAAATGGTCTTCTGACACCAACATTCAAG GTTAAGAGGCCTCAAGCTAGGGAATACTTTGGCAAAGCAATATCTGATATGTACGATGAGCTTTCAAGAAACGATCCTACTCAAAAGCCATTGTGA
- the LOC107616110 gene encoding blue copper protein-like, giving the protein MALVVERAMVLLMVMAVAYGAVYKVGDSAGWTTLGNIDYRKWSAPKNFQIGDTISKSLTTFTTGNDTIKITNYGHHFFFCGVPGHCQAGQKVDINVLRVSAGAPEPSALASPAVSTGGSVPAPSPSNADAPFIALKGPFGIITGLGMALFALA; this is encoded by the exons ATGGCCTTGGTAGTAGAGAGAGCTATGGTTTTGTTGATGGTGATGGCAGTGGCATATGGAGCTGTCTACAAGGTTGGGGACTCTGCTGGTTGGACTACCCTTGGCAACATAGACTACAGAAAGTGGTCTGCTCCCAAGAACTTCCAAATTGGTGACACTATCAGTAAGTCTTTAA caacATTCACAACTGGCAATGACACTATTAAGATAACCAATTATGGTCACCACTTCTTCTTCTGTGGAGTCCCTGGTCACTGCCAAGCAGGCCAGAAGGTTGATATTAACGTGCTCAGGGTCTCCGCGGGTGCGCCTGAACCCTCAGCTTTGGCCTCCCCTGCAGTCTCTACCGGTGGTAGTGTACCAGCACCTTCCCCTAGCAATGCTGATGCCCCATTCATTGCTCTAAAGGGACCATTTGGAATCATCACGGGTTTGGGCATGGCACTCTTTGCACTTGCTTAA
- the LOC107617001 gene encoding sugar transport protein 13-like, whose amino-acid sequence MAGGIITSASGGTHFEAKITFAVIISCIMAATGGLMFGYDIGISGGVTSMPRFLQDFFPEVYIKTKDTRRKESNYCKYDNQNLQLFTSSLYLAALVATIVASPVNRTLGRKQTMLAAGFFFVVGTGFSSLARSLFILIIGRVLLGCGVGFANQAVPLFLSEIAPTRIRGALNILFQLNITIGILLANLVNWFTSKMQGGNGWRVSLGFGGIPAILLTIGSIMVEDTPNSLVERGFEEYAKVVLKKIRGVDNVDPEFEEILNASKAAREAKGRSSAPFGGLLMRHNRPPFIIAIFMQVFQQFTGINAIMFYAPVLFSTLGFHSDASLYSAVITGAVNVVSTLVSVYFVDKLGRRVLLLEAGVQMFVSQMVIGAVLMKKVQDYSDDLGKGYAFLVVVMVCMFVSSFAWSWGPLGWLIPSETFPLETRSAGASVTVFVNMLFTFLIAQSFLSMLCRMKFAIFWFFSAWVLLMSLFTIFLIPETKNVPIEEMQERVWKRHWFWKRFMDRIED is encoded by the exons ATGGCAGGAGGAATTATTACATCAGCTTCAGGGGGAACCCATTTTGAGGCCAAGATTACATTTGCTGTCATAATTTCTTGCATAATGGCCGCCACCGGTGGCCTTATGTTTGGTTATGACATTGGAATTTCAG GTGGGGTGACATCAATGCCTAGATTTCTGCAAGATTTTTTTCCAGAGGTATATATAAAGACAAAAgatacaagaagaaaagaaagtaattatTGCAAGTACGACAACCAAAATCTACAATTGTTCACATCGTCGTTGTACCTTGCAGCATTGGTAGCAACCATAGTTGCATCTCCGGTGAACAGAACGCTAGGTCGGAAGCAGACAATGTTGGCTGCTGGATTTTTCTTCGTTGTTGGAACGGGGTTTAGTTCTCTAGCAAGGAGCCTCTTCATCCTCATCATTGGCAGGGTCTTACTCGGCTGTGGCGTTGGTTTCGCCAACCAAGCCGTCCCATTGTTTCTTTCAGAGATCGCTCCCACCAGAATTCGTGGTGCTCTTAACATCTTGTTCCAGCTTAACATCACCATTGGCATTCTTCTTGCCAACTTGGTTAACTGGTTCACTTCCAA GATGCAAGGTGGAAATGGGTGGAGGGTATCACTGGGATTTGGGGGCATTCCAGCAATTTTGTTAACAATAGGGTCAATTATGGTAGAAGACACACCTAACAGTCTCGTTGAGAGGGGTTTTGAGGAATATGCAAAAGTTGTGCTCAAGAAGATTCGAGGCGTTGACAATGTTGACCCTGAGTTTGAAGAGATTCTCAATGCCAGCAAAGCCGCCAGAGAAGCCAAGGGCCGCAGTTCCGCTCCCTTCGGCGGCCTTCTCATGCGCCACAACCGTCCTCCGTTCATAATCGCCATCTTCATGCAGGTGTTCCAGCAATTCACCGGAATTAACGCCATCATGTTCTACGCACCGGTGCTTTTCAGCACGTTAGGGTTCCACAGCGACGCTTCTCTCTACTCAGCGGTGATCACAGGAGCCGTGAACGTGGTTTCCACCTTGGTTTCTGTATACTTCGTGGACAAATTAGGGCGGCGCGTGCTGCTATTGGAAGCCGGAGTTCAGATGTTTGTGTCGCAAATGGTGATCGGAGCGGTTCTCATGAAGAAGGTCCAGGATTACTCCGATGACTTGGGAAAGGGGTACGCGTTTTTGGTGGTGGTTATGGTTTGCATGTTCGTGTCGTCTTTTGCGTGGTCGTGGGGCCCACTCGGGTGGTTAATTCCCAGTGAGACTTTTCCGTTGGAGACTCGATCGGCGGGAGCGAGTGTAACCGTTTTCGTGAACATGCTTTTCACGTTTCTCATTGCTCAGTCTTTCTTGTCCATGCTGTGCCGAATGAAGTTCGCTATTTTCTGGTTCTTCTCTGCTTGGGTGCTTCTTATGTCTTTGTTCACCATTTTTCTCATTCCGGAGACCAAGAATGTCCCCATTGAAGAGATGCAAGAACGAGTCTGGAAACGCCATTGGTTTTGGAAGAGGTTTATGGATCGGATTGAGGATTGA